Below is a genomic region from uncultured Erythrobacter sp..
CGACCTTCACCGGCGATGCGAGCCTTTCGGGCCGCCCGATGAACCGGGTGATCGAACCGCTCAGCCAGATGGGCGCGAGTTTCGAAGCATCGAGCGGGGGCACCCTGCCCTGTATGCTGCGCGGCGTTTCGCCTGCTGTGCCGATCACCTACCGCCTGCCGGTCGCCAGCGCACAGGTTAAGAGCGCAGTCCTGCTCGCGGGGCTCAACACGCCGGGTATCACGCGGGTGATCGAGCCGGTTGCGACCCGCGACCACACCGAGCGGATGCTCACCGGCTTTGGCGCGACCGTCGAAGTCAGCGAAGAAAGCGGAGAGCGCGTGATCTCCATCCACGGCGAGGCTGACCTCAAGCCGATGGATGTTGTCGTGCCCGGTGACCCCTCCTCCGCAGCCTTCTTCCTCGTCGCAGCCAGCATTGTGCCGGGCAGCGATCTGGTGGTTGAGAATGTCGGCCTCAACCCGACCCGCGCCGGGATTGTCCACGCCCTGCGCCAGATGGGCGCGGATATCGAAGAGCTTTTCCCGCGCGAAGTTGGCGGAGAGCCGGTGGCCGATCTGCGAGTGCGCCACGCCCCGCTCAAAGGCGCAGAAATCGACCCCGCCATCGTTCCCAGCATGGTGGACGAATTCCCCGTCCTCTTCGTCGCGGCTGCCGTGGCCGAGGGCACAACGGTAACAACCGGCCTCGAAGAATTGCGCGTGAAGGAAA
It encodes:
- the aroA gene encoding 3-phosphoshikimate 1-carboxyvinyltransferase, yielding MPIQTFTSSRALTGRIRVPGDKSISHRALMFAGLAVGTSRISGLLEGEDVLASAAAMRQLGAQVEREADGTWVVNGAGLGSLLEPKQALDMGNSGTSTRLMMGLLASHSITATFTGDASLSGRPMNRVIEPLSQMGASFEASSGGTLPCMLRGVSPAVPITYRLPVASAQVKSAVLLAGLNTPGITRVIEPVATRDHTERMLTGFGATVEVSEESGERVISIHGEADLKPMDVVVPGDPSSAAFFLVAASIVPGSDLVVENVGLNPTRAGIVHALRQMGADIEELFPREVGGEPVADLRVRHAPLKGAEIDPAIVPSMVDEFPVLFVAAAVAEGTTVTTGLEELRVKESDRLSTMADALKLAGAHVAEHEDGLTIIGTGGEPLRGTQDGAKVVTKLDHRIAMAMAVAGLASRDGVAIDDTAPIATSFPDFTDLLERASS